The following are encoded together in the Bradyrhizobium algeriense genome:
- a CDS encoding branched-chain amino acid ABC transporter permease — MVLVTAFLIILLRVENQKAIIALLALGIGAVIAANRLGLLKPVAHSFSEREDALGLLAIVATLAVGVVFHEDHFVLLLVCTVVLYTVATLGLSIQFGYAGVLNFAGASFFGIGAYTAAVLNQHTAVPHLLVLLIGGLMAALIGSLLLLPVLRTRGHYAAVVTIAFALLFKTFLEVNDVLGGPQGLQVRGMTILGWSFNDNIEIGGVELSFYLNYFVMSMMIMVLAFVVVRRLERSWIGLNLDALRLDETAAGCFGLNIVRWKITAFLLGNFLIGVAGTLHGMVVGFVQPNNYTFADSLVLVSILLLGGIGNPWGVAVATVIVVIVPEKLQVIQEYRFMLYAALVMMVLLFRPEGLLPRPVRRYFPGWRP; from the coding sequence GTGGTCTTGGTCACGGCATTCCTGATCATCCTCTTGCGGGTCGAAAATCAGAAAGCGATCATCGCACTGCTTGCCCTTGGTATCGGCGCCGTTATCGCGGCTAACCGGCTCGGATTGCTGAAGCCCGTTGCGCACAGTTTTAGCGAGCGGGAAGACGCGCTGGGGCTGCTCGCGATTGTCGCGACGCTCGCGGTTGGCGTGGTCTTCCACGAAGACCATTTCGTCCTGCTGCTTGTCTGCACCGTGGTGCTTTACACCGTCGCGACACTTGGGCTGAGCATCCAATTCGGCTATGCGGGGGTGCTGAACTTTGCAGGCGCCTCGTTTTTTGGCATCGGCGCCTACACCGCTGCGGTGCTCAATCAGCACACCGCCGTTCCGCACCTGCTCGTGCTACTGATTGGCGGGCTCATGGCGGCGCTGATCGGATCGCTCCTCCTGCTGCCCGTCTTGCGCACGCGCGGTCATTACGCGGCGGTGGTCACCATCGCGTTTGCGCTCCTGTTCAAGACTTTTCTGGAAGTGAACGACGTCCTTGGAGGTCCCCAGGGGCTTCAGGTGCGAGGCATGACGATCCTCGGCTGGTCGTTCAATGACAATATCGAGATCGGTGGAGTCGAGCTGTCGTTCTATCTCAATTATTTCGTCATGAGCATGATGATCATGGTCTTGGCTTTCGTCGTCGTACGACGGCTCGAGCGGTCCTGGATCGGCCTCAATCTCGATGCGCTGCGGCTGGACGAGACCGCCGCCGGTTGCTTCGGACTCAATATCGTACGTTGGAAGATAACAGCCTTCCTGCTCGGCAATTTCCTAATCGGCGTTGCCGGCACGTTGCATGGGATGGTCGTCGGCTTCGTCCAACCCAACAACTATACGTTCGCCGACTCGCTCGTCCTGGTATCGATCCTGCTGCTCGGGGGCATCGGCAATCCCTGGGGCGTGGCTGTGGCAACCGTGATCGTCGTCATCGTTCCAGAGAAGCTGCAGGTTATCCAGGAATATCGCTTTATGCTCTATGCCGCGTTGGTCATGATGGTCCTGCTGTTCCGGCCCGAGGGCCTGTTGCCGCGGCCGGTGCGTAGATATTTCCCCGGATGGCGACCATGA
- a CDS encoding branched-chain amino acid ABC transporter permease, giving the protein MDLGLVAQYTMNGLMLGMMYALVAVGFTLFFGVLDVIKFSHGDVLTVGAFTALASFIGLQSIGLTSDAVELLAMLVAALGAMALLGAFIARAFILPLRSAPALNTLLITLMLGTVLREAVRLFYPDGANPKPFPRLLPADSINIGNFNLRLDNAILLTAGALVIVGLQFLLNRTKLGLAIRAVAQDEETAKTMGVNFNAIVLITFAIGSALAAFAGLMNGLYYNEINFGIGLYLGVVGFSAAIIGGLGSIYGAILGGFLFAGLQTIGAVALPFASAYKDVFAFAVVIALMAWRPTGLIPEKLSERV; this is encoded by the coding sequence ATGGATCTGGGGCTGGTTGCCCAGTACACTATGAATGGGCTGATGCTCGGCATGATGTACGCGCTGGTTGCCGTGGGCTTTACACTGTTTTTCGGCGTGCTGGACGTTATCAAGTTCTCGCATGGCGACGTGCTCACGGTCGGCGCCTTCACGGCGCTGGCCTCATTCATTGGACTGCAGAGCATCGGCCTCACCTCCGATGCGGTGGAACTCCTGGCCATGCTGGTAGCGGCCCTCGGTGCCATGGCGCTGTTAGGGGCCTTTATCGCGCGGGCATTCATCCTGCCTTTGCGCTCCGCCCCGGCCCTCAACACACTTCTGATCACGTTGATGCTGGGCACGGTTCTGCGTGAAGCCGTGCGGCTCTTTTATCCTGACGGCGCCAATCCCAAGCCGTTTCCGCGGCTGCTGCCGGCTGATTCCATCAACATCGGCAATTTCAACCTCAGGCTGGACAACGCGATCCTCCTGACGGCCGGCGCGCTTGTGATCGTCGGTCTGCAGTTCCTGCTCAACCGGACAAAGCTCGGGCTCGCGATCCGCGCCGTCGCACAAGATGAGGAGACAGCCAAGACCATGGGCGTGAACTTCAATGCCATCGTGCTGATTACGTTTGCTATCGGCTCCGCCTTGGCTGCCTTCGCGGGGTTGATGAACGGTCTCTATTACAACGAAATCAATTTCGGTATCGGACTCTATCTCGGCGTGGTGGGATTCAGCGCCGCCATCATCGGCGGGCTCGGCAGTATCTACGGTGCGATACTCGGCGGATTTCTGTTCGCCGGGCTGCAGACCATCGGCGCCGTCGCGTTGCCCTTCGCGAGCGCCTACAAGGACGTGTTTGCGTTCGCCGTGGTGATCGCGCTCATGGCATGGCGACCGACCGGTCTCATTCCCGAGAAGTTGAGCGAGCGGGTGTGA